The Oncorhynchus mykiss isolate Arlee chromosome 20, USDA_OmykA_1.1, whole genome shotgun sequence genome includes a region encoding these proteins:
- the LOC110499335 gene encoding MARVEL domain-containing protein 1: protein MPPQPEVSTHFRDFLKSFLGIIRILQILFGAGLWVTIAANKYEGSIHFVLFVAVLFWLLTLAAFFITLLDKKDLVPILGGDRWLLSNLLHDIAAAVLYLPVIGVMIYKTERYAYCNLEQYKHNCLYKVYLAATVFACLGAVVYLVSAVYMGCRKCRGEQTVV from the coding sequence ATGCCCCCCCAGCCGGAGGTGAGCACACATTTCCGGGACTTCCTCAAGAGTTTTCTCGGCATCATCCGAATTCTCCAAATCCTATTCGGAGCTGGACTATGGGTCACAATCGCCGCCAACAAATACGAAGGCTCCATCCACTTCGTCCTGTTTGtggcagtcctcttctggctcctCACCCTCGCCGCCTTCTTCATCACTCTCCTGGACAAGAAGGACCTCGTCCCCATTTTAGGAGGGGACCGGTGGTTGCTTAGCAACCTTCTTCACGACATCGCGGCCGCGGTGCTTTATCTACCGGTGATCGGCGTCATGATCTACAAAACGGAGCGCTACGCATACTGCAACCTGGAGCAATACAAACACAACTGCCTGTATAAAGTCTACCTGGCTGCCACTGTGTTCGCATGTCTGGGCGCTGTGGTGTATCTTGTCTCCGCGGTGTATATGGGCTGTAGGAAGTGCCGGGGTGAGCAGACGGTGGtttga